The genomic stretch CATGAAGAGACTCGTGGACACGCTAATGGGGGGATTGTTATGAGTGGGCACAAAAGCTGGTCTTCGGAGTGGTATCAGGACATATTTCGGGAGGCCTCCAATATAGCCATGAGTCATGCCCTGACGGCCCTCTCCAACATGATTGGAGAGATTGAAATGGAGCCCCCTGCGGTGGAGGTCATCGCCCGGGCGAACTTCCTGCACACCCTCGCCAAGAACGGAATCAAGAACAGCTTTGTCGTGATGTTCGACATAACCGAGGGTCTCAGCGGCGTTGCCATCCTCCAGTTCCCTCAGAGAAGTGTTAAGGCGCTCGTATCGATGCTGGTGGGTATGGACCCCGGAGACGAACTGGACGAGATGGGAAAATCTGCGGTAATGGAAATCGGGAACATCATGATATCGGTTTATACGGACATCCTGGCAAAGCTTATAGGGGAACCAGTATCACTGAGCCCTCCGAAGCCTGCGGAAAGTCTGTACGATGTGGAAAAAGAGCTGTCCAGGCAGGATCTGCGGGATGTTGATGAGGTGATAATGTTCAAAACCAGGTTCTACCAGAAGGACACCGATGTCGAGAGTCTGTTCTACCTGGTCCCAACAACGGAAGCTTTTGACACCCTAGTGAGCAAACTTGAGGCTCAGATAGAAAACGTTGAGGTTCAGCCGATTCAGGAACCGTCGGATAGCGGGGAAAAGGGAAGCTAAGAGGTTGGAGTCTATGGAGGAAATAAAGGTGGGGATAGGGGACTACGCAGCCAAGAGGAGAACCGGCCTAATCAGCACATACGGGTTAGGTAGCTGTGTAGGTATAACCCTCTACGACCCCGTGGCCAAGGTTGGCGGGCTACTCCACGCTCTGCTTCCCGAGGCATCCTACTACGGAAACCGGGGAAACCCCGCGAAGTACGTGGACACCGGGCTCCAACTGCTGATTAAAGATATCAGAAAGCTCGGCGGAAACCCTAGGAGGCTTGAGGCAAAGCTATTCGGAGGTGCCCATATGTTCACCAACGTGACGAGCGAAAAGCTGCAGATAGGTCAGAGAAACGTTGAGGTTGCAAAGAGGGAGCTCAAAAAACTGGGCATCCGGCTGAAAGCGGAGGATACGGGGGGAAAGGGAGGGAGGACGATATACCTCGACGTGTCGAATGGGAAGGTTAGGATGAGGAAGGTCTCAGGCGGACAGGTTGTCGAAAAGATATACTAACAGCCCACGAAACGCCGGGGGGGTTATGGTGGA from Thermococcus sp. 21S7 encodes the following:
- a CDS encoding chemotaxis protein CheC yields the protein MSGHKSWSSEWYQDIFREASNIAMSHALTALSNMIGEIEMEPPAVEVIARANFLHTLAKNGIKNSFVVMFDITEGLSGVAILQFPQRSVKALVSMLVGMDPGDELDEMGKSAVMEIGNIMISVYTDILAKLIGEPVSLSPPKPAESLYDVEKELSRQDLRDVDEVIMFKTRFYQKDTDVESLFYLVPTTEAFDTLVSKLEAQIENVEVQPIQEPSDSGEKGS
- a CDS encoding chemotaxis protein CheD is translated as MEEIKVGIGDYAAKRRTGLISTYGLGSCVGITLYDPVAKVGGLLHALLPEASYYGNRGNPAKYVDTGLQLLIKDIRKLGGNPRRLEAKLFGGAHMFTNVTSEKLQIGQRNVEVAKRELKKLGIRLKAEDTGGKGGRTIYLDVSNGKVRMRKVSGGQVVEKIY